The following are from one region of the Quercus robur chromosome 1, dhQueRobu3.1, whole genome shotgun sequence genome:
- the LOC126692642 gene encoding uncharacterized protein LOC126692642 — MPVVLVESTVLALVSSFTRVLIGFGHCREGSSLICIRTYLIGIIRGVKLVNLGFLSGSSSFFPVVCLPLCVSFLSQLLFVPSSLFLFAFISFTSTASSAFMYFWALRSNFAIVFGGLLVIEKKKSPGSNLAWKGSLEPSYDSNCGRQNFGGRGRFSTSVVKASALQNLCVEATAHSVTVGPYKLDMQVGDIIQHANFVVFDKEADKLFKVLDTKLSNVEEKDVDGDNVIPNSINALLENLHLPSEIYCIQFLCLQPKLYGKEPNSPHKIAVKCCEDLKNYSQHIDKLIEKQTSKELENNRSRLKTSIECARWLAFQACAFRGHDESLDSKNRGNFIELIKFTSTFNDKVASVILENAPGNAKYTSPTIQKEILHILASNVRNANREEIGDAKFCILVDEARDESKREQMAIILRFVDKEGFIKECFFHVVHVRDTTALTLKNEICAVLSRYNLHIENIRGQGYDGASNMRGEWNGLQALFLKDCPYAYYVHCMAHRLQLALVTASREVKDVYQFFDHLVNIINIVVGSSKRNDELQHAQAEQVENMIASNEIKTGRGANQIGTLQRAGDTRWGSHFQSICSLIKMFDATCKVINTISEEGANYKQRSDAEGAYQLRDDGWEPLLASVISFCEQHEIDIPDMNARYTKGRGRYRRQDNNLTMEHHFRIGIFIVAIDFQLQELKSRFCELTTELVILSSTLNRNDAFRLFKIVDICNLVKKYYPQDFTEHEQELLESQLQHYELDVIKHPDFQNMSTISELCKGLKISGKSKIYFLIDRLIHLVLTLPVSTATTERAFSTTKLLKTRLRNRMKDELLADNMIVYIEKEIAGNFTIEMIMDEFYSMKNRRQA; from the exons ATGCCTGTGGTCCTGGTGGAATCTACAGTACTTGCTCTTGTCTCTTCTTTTACTAGAGTGCTAATTGGCTTCGGCCATTGCAGGGAAGGATCATCTCTTATTTGCATAAGGACCTACTTAATTGGCATTATTAGAGGAGTGAAGTTGGTAAACCTGGGTTTCTTATCTGGAAGCTCCTCCTTTTTCCCTGTAGTCTGTCTGCCACTTTGTGTCTCCTTCTTATCCCAATTGTTGTTTGTTCCTTCGTCTCTCTTCCTTTTCGCCTTCATCTCCTTTACGAGCACTGCATCCtctgcattcatgtacttctgggCTTTACGGAGCAACTTCGCTATTGTTTTTGGTGGACTTTTAGTAattgagaagaagaaatctcCTGGTAGCAATCTTGCTTGGAAG GGATCTTTGGAACCATCATATGACTCCAACTGTGGGAGACAGAATTTTGGTGGGAGGGGACGGTTCAGTACTTCAGTAGTAAAGG CTAGTGCGTTACAGAATCTTTGTGTAGAGGCCACAGCTCATTCTGTGACTGTTGGTCC ATACAAGCTTGACATGCAAGTTGGTGATATAATACAACATGCAAATTTTGTAGTATTTGACAAAGAAGCAGACAAGTTATTTAAAGTTCTTGATACGAAACTCTCCAATGTGgaagaaaag gaTGTAGATGGTGACAATGTTATTCCAAATAGTATCAATGCATTATTGGAAAACCTACATCTTCCAAGTGAAATTTACTGCATACAGTTTCTTTGTTTGCAACCAAAGCTTTACG GGAAAGAACCAAACTCCCCACATAAAATTGCTGTGAAATGTTGCGAGGATTTAAAGAATTATTCACAACATATTGACAAGCTAATTGAGAAACAAACGTCAAAAGAATTAGAGAATAATCGGTCGCGGCTCAAAACCTCAATAGAGTGTGCTCGATGGCTAGCATTCCAAGCTTGTGCTTTTAGAGGTCATGATGAAAGCCTTGATTCAAAAAATAGaggtaattttattgaattgataAAATTCACATCAACTTTCAATGACAAAGTAGCTAGTGTTATCTTGGAAAATGCTCCAGGAAATGCCAAATATACATCACCCACAATTCAAAAGGAGATTTTGCATATTCTTGCTAGTAATGTGCGAAATGCTAATCGTGAAGAAATTGGGGatgcaaaattttgcattcttgtTGATGAAGCCCGGGATGAGTCGAAGAGAGAGCAAATGGCCATCATTTTGAGGTTTGTTGATAAAGAAGGTTTCATTAAAGAGTGTTTCTTTCATGTTGTGCATGTTAGAGACACTACTGCATTAACTTTAAAGAATGAGATATGTGCTGTCCTTTCTCGTTACAACCTCCACATTGAAAATATTCGAGGTCAAGGATATGATGGGGCTAGTAACATGCGTGGTGAATGGAATGGATTACAAGctctttttcttaaagattGCCCATATGCTTATTATGTACATTGTATGGCTCATAGGTTGCAATTAGCTCTAGTTACAGCATCTAGAGAAGTAAAAGATGTTTATCAATTCTTTGATCATTTGGTTAATATTATCAATATTGTTGTTGGTTCTAGTAAGCGTAATGATGAATTGCAACATGCTCAAGCAGAACAAGTTGAGAATATGATTGCTTCTAATGAAATTAAGACTGGAAGAGGTGCAAACCAGATTGGTACTTTGCAACGAGCTGGAGATACTAGGTGGGGATCtcattttcaatctatttgtAGTTTGATTAAAATGTTTGATGCTACTTGCAAAGTTATCAACACTATTTCTGAGGAAGGGGCTAACTATAAACAACGCAGTGATGCCGAGGGAGCTTATCAA TTGAGAGATGATGGATGGGAGCCTTTACTTGCTAGTGTTATATCATTTTGTGAGCAACATGAAATTGATATTCCTGATATGAATGCTCGTTACACTAAAGGTCGAGGTAGATATCGTCGTCAAGATAACAATTTAACAATGGAACATCATTTTAGAATTGGCATATTTATAGTTGCAATAGACTTTCAATTGCAAGAATTGAAAAGTAGATTTTGTGAGCTAACAACGGAACTTGTCATTCTTAGTTCAACTTTAAATCGCAATGATGCTTTTAGATTattcaaaattgttgatataTGCAATTTGGTTAAGAAATATTATCCTCAAGATTTCACTGAACATGAACAAGAACTTTTGGAGTCTCAATTGCAACATTATGAGCTTGATGTGATAAAACATCCAGATTTTCAGAATATGAGTACAATTTCCGAGCTATGTAAGGGATTAAAAATTTCAGGAAAgtctaaaatctattttttgattgatagaCTTATTCATCTTGTGTTGACCCTTCCAGTTTCTACAGCAACTACGGAACGAGCTTTCTCAACTACaaagttgttaaaaacaagACTTCGCAATAGAATGAAGGATGAGCTTTTGGCAGATAATATGATAGTTTATATAGAAAAGGAAATTGCAGGGAATTTCACtatagagatgataatggatgaattttattccatgaaaaatcGTCGTCAGGCATGA
- the LOC126716015 gene encoding loganic acid O-methyltransferase-like isoform X1 — protein MEDKRIYAEREMEDKRTYTSPESYSMNGGKGPYSYAQNSIYQREAAEAAKEKINKAIADHFDIKTLSATLNSVCVAELGCSTGPNTFISVQNIIEAIKLQYISKGVHTEIPEFMVFFNDHVSNDFNTLFKSLPPNKQYIAAGVPGSFHGRLFPKESLHFIHSSFALQWLSKAPIEVMDEGSPAWNKGRIFYTNAQKEVVEAYATQFAKDIDSFLFARAQELVVGGILALFIPAIPDVMSNSDTFIGTELDLLGSCLMDMAKVGLGGEAKVDAFNLPAYVTTPKELKPLIERNRHFNFERMEILNNKSKYLTLCNPSMRSLFLRSAFEGVLEKHFGNDIMDELFNRYTEKVAKSSFFLNAEADKSIVLFVLLKRNNY, from the exons atggaagaCAAGAGGATATatgcagagagagagatggaggaCAAGAGGACATATACATCGCCTGAATCATATTCAATGAATGGAGGAAAGGGCCCTTATAGCTATGCTCAAAACTCCATCTATCAG AGAGAGGCTGCTGAAGCTGCCAAAGAAAAGATCAACAAGGCAATAGCCGATCACTTTGACATTAAGACCCTTTCAGCTACTCTAAACTCAGTGTGTGTGGCAGAGTTGGGTTGTTCTACTGGGCCCAATACCTTTATCTCAGTGCAAAACATAATAGAAGCCATAAAACTCCAATACATATCAAAAGGAGTACATACTGAAATCCCAGAATTTATGGTGTTCTTCAATGACCATGTCTCCAATGATTTCAACACTCTCTTCAAGTCTCTTCCTCCCAACAAGCAATACATTGCAGCTGGAGTACCGGGTTCTTTCCATGGCCGCTTGTTTCCCAAGGAATCTCTTCATTTTATTCACTCTTCTTTTGCACTACAGTGGCTGTCTAAGGCTCCAATAGAAGTTATGGATGAAGGGTCTCCTGCTTGGAATAAAGGGAGGATTTTCTACACAAATGCGCAAAAGGAAGTTGTGGAGGCCTATGCAACTCAATTTGCCAAGGACATCGACTCCTTCCTATTTGCCAGAGCTCAAGAGCTTGTGGTTGGAGGTATATTGGCACTTTTCATACCTGCAATCCCTGATGTGATGAGCAATTCTGACACGTTTATTGGTACAGAGCTGGACCTTCTAGGATCTTGCTTAATGGACATGGCTAAAGTG GGATTAGGTGGTGAAGCAAAAGTGGATGCATTCAATTTGCCTGCTTATGTCACAACCCCAAAAGAATTGAAGCCATTGATTGAAAGAAATCGACATTTCAACTTTGAGAGAATGGAAATATTGAATAACAAGTCAAAGTATCTTACTTTGTGTAATCCCTCGATGCGTTCTTTATTCCTAAGATCCGCATTTGAAGGAGTTCTCGAAAAGCATTTTGGAAATGATATCATGGATGAGTTGTTTAATCGCTACACCGAGAAAGTTGCAAAGTCCTCCTTCTTCTTAAATGCAGAAGCTGATAAATCGATTGTATTGTTTGTCCTTCTCAAGCGAAACAATTACTAG
- the LOC126716015 gene encoding loganic acid O-methyltransferase-like isoform X2: MEDKRIYAEREMEDKRTYTSPESYSMNGGKGPYSYAQNSIYQREAAEAAKEKINKAIADHFDIKTLSATLNSVCVAELGCSTGPNTFISVQNIIEAIKLQYISKGVHTEIPEFMVFFNDHVSNDFNTLFKSLPPNKQYIAAGVPGSFHGRLFPKESLHFIHSSFALQWLSKAPIEVMDEGSPAWNKGRIFYTNAQKEVVEAYATQFAKDIDSFLFARAQELVVGELDLLGSCLMDMAKVGLGGEAKVDAFNLPAYVTTPKELKPLIERNRHFNFERMEILNNKSKYLTLCNPSMRSLFLRSAFEGVLEKHFGNDIMDELFNRYTEKVAKSSFFLNAEADKSIVLFVLLKRNNY, from the exons atggaagaCAAGAGGATATatgcagagagagagatggaggaCAAGAGGACATATACATCGCCTGAATCATATTCAATGAATGGAGGAAAGGGCCCTTATAGCTATGCTCAAAACTCCATCTATCAG AGAGAGGCTGCTGAAGCTGCCAAAGAAAAGATCAACAAGGCAATAGCCGATCACTTTGACATTAAGACCCTTTCAGCTACTCTAAACTCAGTGTGTGTGGCAGAGTTGGGTTGTTCTACTGGGCCCAATACCTTTATCTCAGTGCAAAACATAATAGAAGCCATAAAACTCCAATACATATCAAAAGGAGTACATACTGAAATCCCAGAATTTATGGTGTTCTTCAATGACCATGTCTCCAATGATTTCAACACTCTCTTCAAGTCTCTTCCTCCCAACAAGCAATACATTGCAGCTGGAGTACCGGGTTCTTTCCATGGCCGCTTGTTTCCCAAGGAATCTCTTCATTTTATTCACTCTTCTTTTGCACTACAGTGGCTGTCTAAGGCTCCAATAGAAGTTATGGATGAAGGGTCTCCTGCTTGGAATAAAGGGAGGATTTTCTACACAAATGCGCAAAAGGAAGTTGTGGAGGCCTATGCAACTCAATTTGCCAAGGACATCGACTCCTTCCTATTTGCCAGAGCTCAAGAGCTTGTGGTTGGAG AGCTGGACCTTCTAGGATCTTGCTTAATGGACATGGCTAAAGTG GGATTAGGTGGTGAAGCAAAAGTGGATGCATTCAATTTGCCTGCTTATGTCACAACCCCAAAAGAATTGAAGCCATTGATTGAAAGAAATCGACATTTCAACTTTGAGAGAATGGAAATATTGAATAACAAGTCAAAGTATCTTACTTTGTGTAATCCCTCGATGCGTTCTTTATTCCTAAGATCCGCATTTGAAGGAGTTCTCGAAAAGCATTTTGGAAATGATATCATGGATGAGTTGTTTAATCGCTACACCGAGAAAGTTGCAAAGTCCTCCTTCTTCTTAAATGCAGAAGCTGATAAATCGATTGTATTGTTTGTCCTTCTCAAGCGAAACAATTACTAG
- the LOC126692639 gene encoding loganic acid O-methyltransferase-like, which translates to MDGGLGPNSYVQNSSFQRGVVEVAKEKINKAVANHFDINTLSGSLNPICVADLGCSTGPNTFISIQSIIEAIELKYISKGENTETPKFMVFFNDQLSNDFNTLFISLPPNRQYFAAGVPGSFYGRLFPKASLHLIHSSYALQWLSNVPKEVMDEGSPAWNKGRIFYTNAPKEVEEAHATQFAKDMESFLIARAQELVIGGLLALFIPAVPDNMSKFDIFGGSELDLLGSCLMDMAKAGLTSEAKVDAFNLPGYFTSPKELKALIDRNQHFNIERMEILNIQKKYVSLRNPSMCSLFLRAALEGVIAKHFGNDIMDELFNRYTEKVADSSFFLNPEADKSIVLFVLLKKTIIL; encoded by the exons ATGGATGGAGGTCTGGGTCCAAACAGCTATGTTCAAAACTCCTCCTTTCAG AGAGGAGTTGTGGAAGTTGCCAAAGAAAAGATCAACAAGGCTGTAGCCAATCACTTTGACATCAACACCCTTTCAGGGTCTCTAAACCCAATATGTGTTGCGGACTTGGGTTGTTCTACTGGACCTAATACTTTCATCTCAATACAAAGCATAATAGAAGCCATAGAACTCAAATACATATCAAAAGGAGAAAATACTGAAACCCCAAAATTTATGGTGTTCTTTAATGACCAACTCTCCAATGATTTCAACACTCTCTTCATCTCCCTCCCTCCCAATAGGCAATACTTTGCAGCCGGGGTACCAGGTTCTTTCTATGGTCGCTTGTTTCCCAAGGCATCTCTTCATTTAATTCATTCGTCTTATGCACTACAGTGGCTGTCAAATGTCCCAAAAGAAGTTATGGATGAAGGGTCACCTGCTTGGAATAAAGGAAGGATTTTCTACACAAATGCACCAAAGGAAGTTGAGGAGGCCCATGCAACTCAATTTGCCAAGGACATGGAGTCCTTCCTAATTGCTAGAGCACAAGAGCTTGTGATTGGAGGGCTACTAGCACTTTTCATTCCTGCCGTCCCTGATAACATGAGCAAATTTGACATATTTGGTGGTTCGGAGTTGGACCTTCTAGGATCTTGCCTAATGGATATGGCCAAAGCT GGATTAACTAGTGAAGCAAAAGTGGATGCATTCAATTTGCCGGGTTATTTCACCTCTCCTAAGGAATTGAAGGCATTGATTGATAGAAATCAGCATTTTAACATTGAGAGAATGGAAATATTGAATATTCAGAAAAAGTATGTGAGCTTGCGAAATCCCTCAATGTGTTCTTTATTCCTAAGAGCCGCATTAGAAGGAGTAATTGCAAAGCATTTTGGAAATGATATCATGGATGAGTTGTTTAATCGCTACACTGAGAAAGTTGCTGATTCCTCCTTCTTCTTAAATCCAGAAGCTGATAAATCGATTGTATTATTTGTCCttttaaagaaaacaattatACTTTAG